From Methanoculleus thermophilus, the proteins below share one genomic window:
- a CDS encoding NAD(+)/NADH kinase: MKAVLVSRIDDTDALRYTAELARDLEALGHEVALEEGTAREIGEKGIPFEDFSGDLVVVVGGDGSVLLTVHQMKTQLPVIGVNWGEVGFLADLEPDEARAFFAAHKTGFQVERRMRISLSVDGRYFGDALNEAVIVTDRPAKMLRFTVYVDGTPAERVRADGLLVSTPTGSTAYAMSAGGPIIDPQIEGILIIPLAPYMLSSRPHLISTRRDLEIRLETEKPAHLVIDGQSTFELERNATVTVRKSDQPALFVHTDKPFFEKVNHKLRNL; this comes from the coding sequence ATGAAGGCTGTACTGGTATCCCGTATCGACGATACGGACGCGCTCCGTTACACTGCTGAACTTGCCCGGGATCTCGAGGCTTTGGGGCACGAGGTTGCTCTCGAGGAGGGAACGGCAAGAGAGATCGGAGAGAAGGGCATCCCCTTTGAGGACTTCTCGGGCGACCTGGTCGTGGTCGTCGGGGGCGACGGATCGGTCCTCCTCACCGTTCATCAGATGAAGACGCAACTCCCGGTCATCGGAGTAAACTGGGGTGAGGTGGGGTTTCTTGCGGACCTCGAGCCCGACGAAGCGCGTGCGTTCTTTGCCGCACATAAAACTGGATTCCAGGTCGAGCGCCGGATGCGGATCAGCCTCTCGGTCGATGGAAGATACTTTGGGGATGCCCTCAACGAGGCGGTCATTGTCACCGATCGGCCGGCAAAGATGCTCAGATTCACCGTCTACGTCGACGGGACGCCTGCAGAACGGGTCAGGGCCGACGGCCTGCTTGTATCAACCCCAACCGGATCGACTGCATATGCTATGAGCGCAGGAGGGCCCATCATCGATCCGCAGATCGAGGGGATCCTCATCATTCCGCTCGCTCCCTACATGCTCTCGTCCCGACCGCACCTCATCAGCACGAGGAGGGATCTTGAGATCAGGCTTGAGACCGAGAAACCGGCTCACCTCGTCATCGACGGGCAGAGCACGTTCGAGCTCGAGCGAAATGCCACCGTAACGGTCAGGAAATCGGACCAACCGGCCCTCTTCGTCCATACTGACAAGCCTTTCTTTGAGAAGGTGAATCACAAACTGCGCAATCTCTGA
- a CDS encoding helix-turn-helix domain-containing protein produces the protein MSRVLERRKEYLRLMRQMTLEKGFFTVVDVAEATNTPRSTVQDWVNRLIEEGCVVITEEQRGRHPARYAASSVMPESACRRVFTTVDGNEVEIYHECMSGGCAAFCEFHHARAGGPLQSVRRDGTLLRERAVIGRREVAVGLDPAPAVGIIGVYHDGDYIRQQIRCIGGPAYSLTDMLSLAEGVCEVTVHRQGAVVEGEVVTRALTYVAIGLDDTDTETEGATFALALALLQHLAELDGVMPIGHRVAMLNPRFEPRTAGNSCSYIELAVEPDLVPQIEEVAVRFVADEAVSLEWGIAVRPGFRVPGALRAYGRSARESVLTRDVAKETAERFGAHLHGGRGVIGALAAVALIGLPHDVLLDPKRDVCTGWEPAG, from the coding sequence ATGTCCAGGGTTCTTGAACGAAGGAAAGAGTACCTGCGGCTGATGCGTCAGATGACGCTGGAGAAGGGCTTCTTTACGGTGGTCGATGTTGCGGAGGCCACCAACACTCCCCGGAGCACGGTCCAGGACTGGGTGAACCGTCTCATCGAGGAGGGGTGCGTCGTCATCACAGAAGAGCAGCGCGGGCGGCATCCGGCCCGATACGCTGCAAGCAGCGTGATGCCGGAGAGCGCCTGCAGACGTGTCTTCACGACCGTCGACGGCAACGAGGTCGAGATCTACCACGAATGCATGAGCGGGGGGTGTGCCGCCTTTTGTGAGTTCCATCACGCCCGCGCCGGCGGTCCCTTGCAGTCAGTCCGCAGGGACGGAACCCTGCTCAGGGAACGGGCGGTCATCGGGCGTCGGGAGGTGGCCGTCGGACTCGATCCCGCCCCGGCGGTCGGGATCATCGGTGTCTACCACGATGGCGACTATATTCGCCAGCAGATCCGGTGCATCGGTGGCCCGGCCTACTCCCTTACGGATATGCTCTCTCTCGCCGAGGGCGTCTGCGAGGTCACTGTCCACCGCCAGGGAGCGGTAGTCGAGGGTGAAGTGGTCACCCGGGCGCTCACCTACGTCGCCATCGGGCTCGACGATACCGACACCGAGACCGAGGGGGCGACGTTTGCCCTTGCTCTTGCCCTCCTCCAGCACCTTGCGGAACTCGATGGCGTCATGCCGATCGGTCATCGGGTTGCGATGCTCAATCCCCGGTTCGAGCCCAGAACCGCGGGAAATTCATGCAGTTATATCGAACTCGCGGTGGAGCCCGACCTTGTGCCGCAGATCGAGGAGGTGGCTGTGCGGTTCGTCGCCGATGAGGCGGTCTCCCTGGAGTGGGGCATCGCCGTCCGGCCGGGGTTCCGGGTGCCCGGTGCGCTCCGGGCCTATGGCAGGAGCGCGAGGGAATCGGTGCTCACCCGCGACGTGGCTAAGGAGACCGCCGAACGATTCGGGGCGCACCTCCACGGGGGTCGGGGCGTCATCGGAGCGCTTGCGGCGGTCGCGCTCATCGGGCTCCCGCACGACGTCCTCCTCGACCCGAAGAGGGACGTCTGCACCGGGTGGGAACCGGCGGGGTGA
- a CDS encoding amino acid-binding protein, protein MKLEMKDQPGQLVAALKPISTVGGNIIAVIHQREISTAAETLDVQIVLELPEGRLNTLLELLREQGVSVVRIGEERLLYECTLIMIGHLMHTDLSDTVDQIDRTGSAEVTELSLVMPAIDSPSSARITIRSTTRAEAKKAIEILRGVAKQKNLLIIEPLEEA, encoded by the coding sequence ATGAAGCTCGAGATGAAGGATCAGCCCGGACAGCTGGTCGCGGCCCTCAAACCGATCTCAACTGTCGGAGGAAATATCATTGCAGTTATACATCAAAGGGAGATCTCCACGGCCGCAGAGACTCTGGATGTCCAGATCGTGCTGGAACTCCCTGAAGGGCGGCTGAACACTCTTCTCGAACTCCTCCGGGAGCAGGGTGTCAGCGTCGTGCGCATCGGCGAGGAACGTCTCCTCTACGAATGCACGCTGATCATGATCGGCCACCTGATGCACACGGATCTCTCCGATACTGTCGACCAGATCGACAGGACCGGTTCTGCGGAGGTGACCGAACTCTCCCTTGTCATGCCTGCCATAGACTCCCCCTCCTCGGCCCGTATCACCATTCGTTCGACCACCAGGGCTGAGGCAAAGAAGGCGATCGAGATCCTGCGTGGCGTCGCGAAGCAGAAAAACCTCCTCATCATCGAACCTCTGGAGGAAGCATGA
- a CDS encoding bifunctional fructose-bisphosphatase/inositol-phosphate phosphatase translates to MEFIRACDDLAGAVRDAVAGMVGTPEAGEYVKMGADGTPTKKIDQVAEDIVVDYFTHHPFCRRLISEELGCAEMGGESGTIFLDPIDGTYNAVVGIPFYAISIAYAEDGVVQAGYVQNLATGETFHAVRGEGAYLDGRVIHVSKVSLLEKSAMSVYGRKFDPTRVLGINQKIRRWRLLGASALELCYVGCGRIDGFIDVRGTLRVTDAAAGMLVCEEAGGRISDLDGNTLTFPDEVSVGRSLVATNSIVHNKVIEYLR, encoded by the coding sequence ATGGAGTTCATCCGGGCATGTGACGACCTGGCCGGGGCCGTCCGGGATGCAGTGGCCGGCATGGTCGGAACGCCGGAAGCAGGGGAGTATGTAAAGATGGGCGCAGACGGAACGCCCACCAAAAAGATCGATCAGGTTGCAGAGGATATCGTTGTCGACTACTTTACGCATCATCCGTTCTGCCGCCGCCTGATCAGCGAGGAACTCGGATGTGCCGAGATGGGCGGCGAGAGCGGCACTATCTTCCTCGATCCGATCGACGGCACCTATAACGCTGTGGTTGGGATCCCCTTCTACGCCATCTCCATAGCGTATGCTGAGGATGGCGTCGTACAGGCGGGATACGTCCAGAATCTCGCCACGGGAGAGACATTCCATGCCGTCCGGGGAGAAGGCGCTTACCTTGACGGGCGTGTCATCCACGTCTCGAAGGTATCGCTCCTCGAGAAGAGCGCCATGAGCGTCTACGGCCGGAAGTTCGACCCGACCCGTGTTCTCGGGATCAACCAGAAGATCCGGCGGTGGCGCCTCCTCGGCGCATCCGCGCTCGAACTCTGCTACGTAGGATGCGGCCGCATCGATGGATTTATCGACGTGCGGGGGACACTCCGCGTCACGGATGCGGCCGCCGGAATGCTGGTCTGCGAGGAGGCGGGTGGGAGGATCTCCGATCTCGATGGAAACACCCTTACCTTCCCTGACGAGGTCTCCGTCGGGAGGAGCCTCGTTGCCACGAACAGCATCGTGCACAACAAAGTCATCGAGTATCTGAGGTAA
- a CDS encoding DUF169 domain-containing protein, with protein MEDQMRTKIPYAEIAKTLQGILNLRGSPVAVKFAKSPEGIPEGVKPIEETIRHCQMISKARFDGEIFYATGDKHVCAGGGWALGLKELTKSLRSGEFYHKLGKFESWAACMRTIQQVPHVPELETYATVYAPLEKTPFDPHVVVIVAQPREMLKLAQATLYHLGGRIESSMSGIQSVCADATAQPYLTGRINYSLGCDGSRRFSGIENDELVMGIPAEILPEFTRALSIVAGAPGSV; from the coding sequence ATGGAAGACCAGATGCGTACGAAGATCCCGTATGCGGAGATCGCAAAGACGCTGCAGGGAATCCTCAACCTGCGAGGCTCTCCAGTTGCGGTCAAGTTTGCAAAGAGCCCTGAAGGTATTCCCGAAGGAGTCAAGCCGATCGAGGAGACGATCCGCCATTGCCAGATGATCAGCAAAGCCCGATTCGACGGTGAGATCTTTTACGCGACCGGCGACAAGCACGTCTGCGCGGGGGGTGGGTGGGCCCTCGGGCTGAAAGAACTCACCAAAAGCCTCCGCAGCGGGGAGTTCTACCACAAACTTGGCAAGTTCGAGAGTTGGGCCGCCTGTATGCGGACCATCCAGCAGGTGCCGCACGTCCCCGAACTTGAGACCTACGCGACGGTCTATGCGCCGCTTGAGAAGACGCCGTTTGACCCACACGTCGTCGTCATCGTCGCCCAGCCCCGGGAAATGCTCAAACTCGCTCAAGCCACGCTTTACCATCTTGGCGGCCGGATCGAGTCCTCGATGTCGGGGATTCAGTCGGTCTGTGCGGACGCGACCGCGCAGCCCTACCTCACGGGCAGAATCAATTACTCCCTCGGCTGCGATGGCTCGCGCCGGTTCTCCGGAATCGAGAATGACGAGCTCGTTATGGGCATTCCCGCCGAGATTCTCCCGGAGTTTACCCGGGCTCTCTCGATCGTCGCCGGTGCTCCGGGATCGGTGTAA
- a CDS encoding homoserine dehydrogenase, with the protein MRIAILGFGSVGQGVARALLAKDLNITVTGLADSKSGIIDAEGIDLAAALDRKGNGTPCGNPGISPMDVVAKADYDVLVEVTPTNVETAEPALSHIRAALQRHKHVVTSNKGPIAIAYPELRALAEKNGVFLKYEATVCGAIPLIHALQEGLAGNTISRLYGVFNGTCNYILTRMAKDGLTYEQALAEARELGYAEADPTYDVEGIDAAIKLVILANTILDMQTTLDDVERTGITLLTPDALRLAEDQDCTIRLIGEIVPETGVLRVSPRLIPKDHPLVVEGTLNAVTVETDLAGDLTFIGRGAGSTETASAVIGDLLYLRNRHVQGS; encoded by the coding sequence ATGCGGATCGCCATTCTTGGATTCGGCTCCGTCGGCCAGGGGGTTGCCCGGGCGCTCCTTGCAAAAGACCTCAATATCACCGTCACCGGTCTTGCCGACTCGAAGAGCGGGATCATCGATGCCGAAGGGATCGACCTTGCGGCGGCGCTCGACCGGAAAGGGAACGGCACTCCCTGCGGCAATCCAGGGATCAGCCCCATGGATGTGGTGGCAAAGGCGGACTACGATGTTCTCGTTGAGGTGACCCCGACGAACGTGGAGACTGCCGAGCCGGCACTAAGCCACATCCGGGCTGCCCTTCAACGCCACAAACACGTCGTCACCTCAAACAAAGGCCCTATAGCAATTGCCTACCCGGAACTCCGGGCTCTTGCAGAGAAAAACGGCGTCTTCCTGAAGTATGAGGCGACTGTCTGTGGGGCGATCCCGCTCATCCATGCCCTGCAGGAGGGGCTCGCGGGAAACACCATCTCCCGACTATACGGGGTCTTCAACGGTACCTGCAATTACATCCTTACCCGGATGGCTAAGGACGGCCTCACCTACGAACAGGCTCTTGCCGAGGCCCGGGAACTCGGGTATGCTGAGGCGGATCCGACCTACGATGTCGAAGGCATCGACGCGGCGATCAAACTGGTCATCCTTGCAAACACCATCCTTGATATGCAGACCACGCTTGACGATGTAGAGCGGACGGGGATCACCCTTCTTACACCCGACGCCTTGCGGCTTGCCGAAGATCAGGACTGCACCATCCGGCTCATCGGCGAGATCGTTCCGGAAACCGGGGTGCTCCGTGTCTCACCGAGGCTCATTCCAAAAGATCACCCGCTCGTCGTCGAAGGAACACTCAACGCCGTCACAGTTGAGACCGATCTCGCCGGGGACCTGACGTTCATCGGAAGGGGCGCGGGCTCCACGGAGACTGCGAGTGCTGTGATTGGCGATCTCCTCTATCTCCGGAACAGGCATGTCCAGGGTTCTTGA
- a CDS encoding inositol-3-phosphate synthase, translating into MDSIRIAIVGVGNCASSLLQGIEYYRGKSEDVATGLMHWDLGGYLPSDIEVVAAFDIDARKVGKDLAEAIFAPPNCTTIFYPNMPRTGVTVQMGRVMDGFPEHMQEYPEECRFVLASEEEASREEVVRTLKESGAEMLLNYLPVGSDEAARFYAECALEAGVALINNMPVFIASDPAWAERFREKGLPIIGDDVKAQIGATITHRVLADLFRRRGVRLDRTYQLNTGGNTDFLNMLNRSRLASKRASKTEAVQSVLEEPLEDENIHIGPSDYVCWQKDNKVCFLRMEGRLFGDVPMHLDLRLSVEDSPNSAGIVIDAIRCCKLALDRGISGALISPSAYFMKHPPVQIRDDDAYRRTEEFIRGLRDE; encoded by the coding sequence GTGGATTCGATCAGGATTGCAATTGTTGGCGTCGGGAATTGCGCCAGTTCGCTGCTCCAGGGAATCGAATATTACCGCGGGAAAAGCGAGGATGTCGCAACCGGACTGATGCATTGGGACCTTGGCGGCTACCTGCCGTCTGATATCGAGGTGGTCGCAGCCTTCGATATCGATGCAAGGAAGGTCGGGAAAGATCTCGCCGAGGCAATCTTCGCACCTCCAAACTGCACCACAATCTTTTATCCAAACATGCCCAGGACCGGGGTGACCGTCCAGATGGGGCGGGTGATGGACGGGTTCCCCGAGCACATGCAAGAGTATCCGGAGGAGTGCAGGTTCGTGCTTGCCAGCGAAGAGGAGGCATCCCGTGAAGAGGTCGTCCGGACGCTCAAGGAATCCGGCGCAGAGATGCTGCTCAATTACTTGCCGGTGGGATCGGACGAGGCTGCACGGTTCTACGCCGAGTGTGCGCTTGAAGCGGGCGTCGCCCTCATCAACAACATGCCGGTCTTCATTGCAAGCGATCCTGCCTGGGCGGAGAGATTTCGTGAGAAGGGCCTCCCGATCATCGGCGACGACGTCAAGGCCCAGATCGGCGCGACGATCACCCACCGGGTCCTCGCCGACCTCTTCCGGCGACGGGGGGTGAGGCTGGATCGGACCTACCAGCTCAACACCGGCGGTAATACCGATTTCTTAAACATGCTCAACCGCAGTCGCCTTGCCTCAAAGCGGGCATCCAAGACCGAAGCGGTGCAATCTGTCCTCGAAGAGCCGCTCGAAGATGAGAATATCCACATCGGCCCGAGCGATTATGTCTGCTGGCAGAAAGACAACAAGGTCTGCTTCCTCAGAATGGAAGGGCGACTTTTCGGGGACGTTCCCATGCATCTTGATCTCCGCCTCTCCGTCGAGGACTCGCCCAACTCCGCAGGGATCGTCATCGATGCCATCCGGTGCTGCAAACTCGCCCTCGACCGGGGAATCAGTGGCGCGCTGATATCCCCGTCTGCCTACTTCATGAAGCACCCTCCGGTCCAGATCAGGGACGATGACGCCTATCGCAGGACGGAAGAGTTCATCCGGGGTCTTCGAGATGAGTGA